From Oryza brachyantha chromosome 9, ObraRS2, whole genome shotgun sequence, a single genomic window includes:
- the LOC102719548 gene encoding G-type lectin S-receptor-like serine/threonine-protein kinase At2g19130 — protein sequence MAPLYILLSLVFFSPHTPLCCATDDTLAVAQALSVGDKLVSRNGKFALGFFQFQPTTSKSSDNTTSPNWYLGIWFNKIPVLTTVWVANRENPITATDINQTKLEITADGNLAILNHENESTVWSTSIVNSRTEAASRNTSTTVLVILNDGNLVMMKNSSNVVLWQSFDYPVDVLLPGAKFGWNKVSGLNRLGISRKSRIDPGFGPYTIALDTKGTKGVVLGRLNPPVVYWSWSSDKSLMLIPILKSLLDMDPRTKGLIIPIYVNNETEEYYMYNSTDESSSSFVSLDISGQVKINVWSQANQSWQVIYSQPADSCTPYATCGPFTVCNGNSPQFCGCMESFSRKSPRDWDLDDRTGGCIRNSPLDCTGKGNTTSSTDMFHSISRVTLPYNPQSVDDATTQSKCQEACLSDCSCTAYAYENSRCSIWHGELLSVNENDGTDNTSEDVLYLRLAAKDLPRFMKNKAKPLVGVVTAVSIAGFGLLMIILLLIVWRKKIKCCSGPLPLPGSQGSSGLIAFRYADLGQATRKFSEKLGGGGFGSVFKGVLSDLTAIAVKRLDGARQGEKQFRAEVGSLGLIQHINLVKLIGFCCEGDNRLLVYEHMSNGSLDVHLFQSSANVLNWNTRYQIVVGVARGLSYLHQSCRECIIHCDIKPENILLDESFVPKIADFGLAAVVGRDFSRVLTTFRGTIGYLAPEWISGVAVTPKVDVYSFGMVLLEIISGCRNSPNSEISNNSCVTYFPVQAISKLHEGDVQTLVDPRLNGDFNLEEVERVCRVACWCIQENDIDRPTMGEVVRVLDGVQELDLPPMPRLLAAMTQCSRVAST from the coding sequence ATGGCTCCTCTCTACATACTCCTCagccttgttttcttctcCCCGCACACACCTTTGTGTTGTGCGACAGATGATACTCTTGCAGTAGCGCAAGCCCTCTCTGTTGGTGACAAGCTCGTCTCAAGAAACGGCAAGTTCGCGCTCGGCTTCTTCCAGTTCCAGCCAACAACCAGTAAGTCATCTGACAACACCACCTCCCCCAATTGGTACCTTGGCATATGGTTCAACAAGATCCCAGTTCTTACTACAGTATGGGTTGCTAATAGAGAGAACCCCATCACTGCCACTGACATCAATCAAACAAAGCTGGAAATCACAGCAGATGGAAACCTTGCCATCTTGAACCATGAAAACGAATCCACAGTCTGGTCCACTAGCATTGTCAATAGTAGGACAGAAGCAGCTAGCAGGAACACTAGTACCACTGTTCTTGTTATCCTAAATGATGGGAACCTTGTCATGATGAAAAACTCATCCAATGTAGTGCTGTGGCAGAGCTTTGACTACCCAGTAGATGTTTTGCTTCCTGGTGCTAAGTTTGGCTGGAACAAGGTTAGTGGCTTGAATCGGCTAGGCATATCAAGGAAGAGCCGGATTGATCCCGGTTTCGGCCCATACACAATAGCACTGGATACCAAAGGTACCAAAGGAGTGGTGCTCGGGCGCCTCAACCCCCCAGTAGTGTACTGGTCTTGGTCATCTGATAAATCATTGATGCTTATACCAATACTTAAGTCGCTGCTAGACATGGATCCACGGACGAAAGGTCTGATTATCCCAATATATGTTAATAACGAGACAGAGGAGTACTACATGTACAATTCAACGGATGAGTCATCCTCCTCTTTCGTCTCGTTAGACATCTCTGGTCAGGTCAAGATTAATGTGTGGTCACAAGCCAACCAGTCTTGGCAGGTCATATATAGCCAACCTGCTGATTCCTGCACTCCCTACGCTACCTGTGGACCTTTCACTGTTTGTAACGGAAACTCGCCCCAATTCTGCGGCTGCATGGAGAGCTTCTCTCGAAAGTCGCCTCGGGATTGGGATCTTGATGATCGAACAGGAGGTTGCATCAGAAACAGTCCTTTAGACTGCACTGGAAAAGGAAATACAACAAGTTCAACGGACATGTTCCACTCCATATCTCGTGTTACGTTGCCTTATAACCCGCAAAGCGTAGATGATGCTACCACTCAGAGCAAGTGCCAAGAAGCTTGTCTCAGTGACTGTTCCTGCACTGCTTATGCCTATGAAAATAGCAGATGCTCCATCTGGCATGGGGAATTGCTTAGTGTAAATGAGAATGATGGTACTGATAATACTTCTGAAGATGTTCTTTACCTTCGCCTTGCTGCCAAAGATTTGCCACGGTTCATgaaaaacaaagcaaaaccTTTGGTTGGAGTTGTTACAGCTGTAAGCATCGCTGGTTTTGGGTTACTGATGATCATACTGTTGTTGATCGTTTGGAGGAAGAAAATCAAGTGCTGCAGTGGGCCATTACCATTACCTGGCAGTCAAGGTAGCAGTGGACTTATAGCATTTAGATACGCTGATTTGGGCCAGGCTACcagaaaattttcagaaaagcTGGGAGGAGGTGGTTTTGGTTCTGTATTCAAGGGAGTACTAAGTGACCTAACTGCCATTGCAGTTAAAAGGCTTGATGGTGCCCGTCAGGGCGAGAAGCAATTCAGGGCTGAGGTGGGCTCACTTGGTTTGATTCAACATATCAACCTAGTCAAATTGATTGGTTTCTGCTGCGAAGGTGATAACAGACTACTTGTGTATGAACATATGTCAAATGGTTCTCTGGATGTCCATCTATTTCAGAGCAGTGCTAATGTCCTAAACTGGAACACCAGGTATCAAATAGTTGTAGGAGTTGCTAGAGGATTATCTTACTTGCATCAGAGTTGTCGTGAGTGCATTATACATTGTGATATTAAGCCAGAAAACATACTCCTCGACGAATCATTTGTTCCTAAAATTGCAGACTTTGGATTGGCAGCGGTAGTAGGAAGGGATTTTAGCCGAGTTCTGACTACATTTAGAGGGACTATAGGGTATCTTGCCCCAGAATGGATTAGCGGAGTTGCAGTTACGCCAAAGGTTGATGTCTACAGTTTTGGTATGGTACTATTGGAAATAATCTCAGGATGTAGGAATTCACCTAATTCAGAGATTAGCAACAATTCTTGTGTTACTTATTTTCCTGTTCAAGCTATCAGTAAGCTTCATGAGGGAGATGTGCAAACTTTGGTGGATCCACGATTAAATGGTGACTTCAATCTAGAAGAGGTTGAAAGGGTTTGCAGAGTTGCATGTTGGTGCATCCAAGAGAATGACATTGATCGGCCAACAATGGGTGAAGTGGTCCGTGTTCTTGACGGTGTACAGGAGCTTGATTTGCCCCCTATGCCAAGACTACTTGCAGCAATGACACAATGCTCTCGTGTGGCTTCAACATAA